In Granulicella sibirica, the following proteins share a genomic window:
- a CDS encoding cupin domain-containing protein, translated as MAPWHSHPGEELVYVPQGELEFQFEGEKPVTLKTGDVLFVPPGKVHMARNPGSTPGVELATYIVEKGKPLLVRAHNP; from the coding sequence ATCGCGCCGTGGCATAGCCATCCGGGAGAAGAGCTAGTCTATGTCCCCCAGGGTGAGCTGGAGTTTCAATTTGAAGGCGAAAAGCCTGTCACGCTCAAGACCGGCGATGTTCTCTTCGTTCCTCCTGGGAAAGTACACATGGCACGTAATCCCGGATCAACCCCGGGCGTCGAGCTAGCGACCTATATCGTCGAAAAGGGTAAACCACTCCTGGTGCGTGCTCACAATCCGTAA
- a CDS encoding VOC family protein yields the protein MEIELGTNAPVVLQDVAQIAFTVLNLEEAKVFYRDVLELKFLFDAGKMSFFQCGPVRLMIGEGEHSAASDGTIVYFRVTDLTATAQTLASRGVRFAQEPHLVARMKSHDLWMAFLKDPAGNTLGLMSEMVRTAERSNK from the coding sequence ATGGAAATAGAACTGGGAACAAACGCACCTGTGGTGCTTCAAGACGTTGCGCAGATCGCATTTACCGTTCTGAACTTGGAAGAAGCAAAAGTGTTTTACCGCGATGTGCTGGAACTGAAGTTTCTTTTCGACGCGGGAAAGATGTCGTTCTTTCAATGTGGTCCAGTACGACTCATGATCGGAGAAGGAGAACACTCTGCCGCGTCAGACGGCACCATCGTGTACTTTCGCGTTACGGACCTGACGGCTACCGCGCAAACCTTGGCATCTCGTGGTGTCCGCTTTGCCCAAGAGCCGCACCTGGTTGCAAGGATGAAGAGCCACGATCTTTGGATGGCCTTTCTCAAAGATCCCGCTGGCAACACGCTCGGGCTGATGAGCGAGATGGTCAGGACTGCCGAAAGGAGCAACAAATGA
- a CDS encoding LysM peptidoglycan-binding domain-containing protein, producing MADFQALQQKYAPVVDMIKKFEPYGAKFVGSDLVGEQYHLVAQVPSQVVLERVWDIIKQVDPQYADLKHEISNTGGQDGSYTIQSGDNLSKVSDLFYGHANKYNEIAKANHLADANKIQVGQLLDIPLIKS from the coding sequence GTGGCTGATTTTCAGGCATTGCAGCAGAAATACGCTCCCGTCGTCGACATGATTAAGAAGTTCGAGCCCTACGGTGCCAAGTTTGTAGGCTCCGACCTGGTAGGTGAGCAGTACCATCTCGTTGCTCAGGTTCCATCGCAGGTAGTTCTGGAACGCGTTTGGGACATCATCAAGCAGGTCGACCCACAGTACGCTGATCTAAAGCATGAGATCAGCAACACCGGCGGTCAGGACGGTTCCTACACCATTCAATCAGGCGACAATCTCAGCAAAGTGAGCGATCTCTTCTACGGTCACGCCAATAAGTACAATGAGATCGCCAAGGCCAATCACCTGGCCGACGCGAACAAGATTCAGGTCGGCCAGCTCCTCGACATCCCACTCATCAAGTCCTAA
- a CDS encoding CPBP family intramembrane glutamic endopeptidase has translation MPGRGRVLREVGWFYALTFALSWGGWMPALLRQWGVPGFQSVLWLGLTALGAAGPAIAAWIVDRRTFDSFRRGVGWRWLLTAALIPAGLLLTTNGLSWALLGLHPRSGVQGWPIVWVTTMAVGANVWEEVGWRAYALRRLETVMQPWMAAMVVGVFWGGWHVPLFLSDWSGMVQIPFGWWALRIVATSVIMTWIFNRTGGSLWAVTVFHVGSNVWAAWTGVWSHWMEAVVVWVVAGVLLSRTGGWLGRSGHCRELSG, from the coding sequence ATGCCAGGGCGTGGACGGGTGCTCCGAGAAGTAGGATGGTTCTACGCGCTGACCTTCGCGTTGAGTTGGGGTGGATGGATGCCGGCATTGCTCCGACAGTGGGGTGTGCCGGGATTCCAAAGTGTCCTTTGGCTTGGGCTGACTGCGCTTGGAGCCGCTGGACCCGCAATCGCAGCGTGGATTGTGGACCGAAGGACGTTCGATAGCTTTCGTCGAGGAGTAGGTTGGCGCTGGCTGCTGACTGCCGCACTCATCCCGGCTGGGCTACTGCTGACGACAAACGGACTTAGCTGGGCCCTTCTGGGCTTGCATCCTCGAAGTGGCGTGCAAGGTTGGCCAATTGTTTGGGTCACGACGATGGCGGTCGGAGCAAACGTATGGGAGGAAGTGGGTTGGAGGGCATATGCGCTGCGACGGCTTGAGACTGTCATGCAGCCGTGGATGGCGGCGATGGTTGTCGGCGTCTTTTGGGGGGGGTGGCATGTGCCGCTTTTCCTATCGGACTGGAGCGGAATGGTGCAGATTCCGTTTGGGTGGTGGGCGTTGCGGATAGTGGCAACATCCGTGATCATGACGTGGATCTTCAACCGTACCGGCGGCAGTCTGTGGGCTGTCACCGTATTTCATGTCGGATCGAACGTGTGGGCGGCTTGGACCGGAGTGTGGTCGCATTGGATGGAGGCGGTAGTGGTTTGGGTGGTGGCGGGTGTCTTGCTTTCGCGCACGGGAGGATGGCTAGGTCGGTCAGGGCATTGCAGAGAGCTAAGCGGGTAG
- a CDS encoding ImmA/IrrE family metallo-endopeptidase: MTEEALIAAALRKELQLPPRIDLDALARDLRLRIFEVDSKSFDGALLRSSRKRAGKILLRRGFREDGRRRFTIAHEIGHYLLHADMQKPCSPLVIESWRDNQPRAELEADTFASELLLPTNDVVGCVAKRWPSLQVVSDIARTFGTSMMAAARKFCDVAPQACAVVWSTQRQIRWFHPSPTFTHFIRPGNEVGFDTQAFRAFQGNTLPDEMEEVPAEGWISSTWLRKEAVVSEQSQSVPFYEGCLSLVWVRRPIEDRPTEEDELLPELEPEGFTIWRSKWPR; this comes from the coding sequence ATGACGGAGGAGGCATTGATTGCTGCGGCTCTGAGGAAAGAACTGCAACTGCCTCCTCGGATAGACCTCGATGCGCTTGCAAGAGACTTGAGGCTGAGAATCTTTGAAGTTGATTCCAAGTCGTTTGACGGCGCGTTGCTTCGAAGTTCGCGAAAGCGGGCCGGGAAAATTCTACTTCGAAGAGGGTTCCGAGAAGATGGCAGACGTCGTTTTACGATTGCCCATGAGATCGGGCATTATCTGCTGCATGCAGACATGCAAAAGCCCTGCTCGCCTCTCGTTATTGAAAGCTGGAGGGACAATCAGCCGAGGGCGGAACTTGAGGCTGACACCTTCGCTTCGGAACTTCTTTTACCGACAAATGATGTTGTTGGCTGTGTCGCAAAACGGTGGCCGTCCCTTCAAGTCGTAAGCGACATTGCGAGAACGTTTGGCACAAGCATGATGGCAGCAGCCCGCAAATTTTGCGATGTTGCCCCACAGGCATGCGCCGTGGTTTGGAGCACGCAGCGTCAGATCCGGTGGTTCCATCCGTCCCCGACATTCACGCATTTCATCCGACCTGGGAACGAAGTAGGCTTTGACACCCAAGCTTTTCGTGCTTTTCAGGGCAATACACTTCCGGACGAAATGGAAGAAGTGCCTGCGGAGGGCTGGATCAGCAGCACTTGGCTCCGAAAAGAAGCCGTAGTCTCTGAGCAGTCGCAGTCCGTCCCTTTTTACGAAGGATGCCTATCGCTTGTTTGGGTACGCAGGCCGATTGAGGATCGCCCCACGGAGGAAGATGAACTTTTGCCCGAGTTGGAACCAGAGGGGTTCACTATTTGGCGCTCGAAATGGCCAAGATAG
- a CDS encoding adenine-specific methyltransferase EcoRI family protein has protein sequence MAEKIKNRSLSKARDAKQDEFYTQLGDISNELKHYRSQLRGKTILCNCDDPFESNFFKYFALNFNELGLKKLIVTSYTKSSIVGAHLPLFDIEGLKPEGREPYAIEINQVPDQNGDGAIDLSDVEYLLKNDANTSRPLKGDAAYGGGDFRSAECIKLMKKADIIITNPPFSLFREFLAQLILLDKKFLIVGSQNAISYAEVFKLIQGNRLWLGNKSGDMAFQVPDHYEARETRYWVDGDGKKWRSLGNACWFTNLDLAKRHEEMALFKKYSSEAYPTYVNYDAIEVGKVSDIPEDYEGAMGVPITFLAKYNPDQFEIIGASHALGSPMHQFAKRNTYTKRGGGSFYLPNGDGTYRCLFDRIVIRKKAAR, from the coding sequence ATGGCAGAGAAAATCAAGAATCGAAGTCTGAGCAAGGCTCGGGACGCCAAGCAGGATGAGTTCTACACTCAGCTTGGAGACATCAGCAACGAACTCAAGCACTACAGGTCGCAGCTACGCGGCAAGACAATCCTTTGCAACTGTGATGACCCGTTCGAAAGCAACTTCTTTAAATATTTCGCGCTCAACTTCAACGAGCTGGGCCTCAAGAAGCTAATCGTCACCAGCTATACAAAATCATCCATAGTTGGCGCTCATTTGCCGCTTTTCGATATAGAAGGCCTCAAGCCGGAAGGCCGCGAACCATACGCGATTGAGATTAACCAAGTCCCGGACCAGAATGGCGATGGAGCGATCGACTTGTCCGACGTGGAATACCTCCTCAAGAACGACGCTAATACGTCGCGCCCACTCAAAGGCGACGCCGCTTATGGCGGTGGCGATTTTCGAAGCGCCGAGTGCATAAAGCTCATGAAGAAGGCGGACATTATCATCACCAATCCGCCGTTCTCGTTGTTCCGCGAATTCCTGGCACAACTCATTCTCCTGGACAAGAAGTTTCTGATTGTCGGCAGTCAAAATGCGATCAGCTACGCGGAAGTCTTCAAACTGATCCAGGGGAACAGGCTTTGGCTAGGGAATAAAAGCGGAGACATGGCATTCCAGGTTCCCGATCACTATGAAGCGCGAGAAACACGGTATTGGGTGGATGGAGACGGCAAAAAATGGCGGAGCTTGGGTAATGCTTGTTGGTTTACCAACCTCGACTTGGCAAAGCGCCATGAAGAGATGGCCCTCTTTAAGAAATACAGCTCTGAGGCATATCCAACTTATGTAAATTACGATGCGATCGAGGTCGGAAAGGTGAGCGATATCCCAGAAGACTATGAAGGAGCCATGGGGGTCCCGATCACGTTTCTTGCGAAGTACAATCCCGATCAGTTCGAAATCATCGGCGCGAGCCACGCGCTTGGATCACCAATGCATCAGTTTGCAAAGAGAAATACCTACACCAAACGCGGCGGCGGAAGTTTCTATCTCCCCAATGGTGATGGCACCTATCGGTGCCTTTTTGACCGAATAGTTATTAGAAAGAAGGCCGCACGTTGA
- a CDS encoding ISL3 family transposase, with the protein MRQALLPDQEEVTLESLTTTASSGVLMMLRASRPGVACPSCGTVSRRVHSRYLRAIADLPWEGISVMIRLRTRRFFCTDDGCPKRIFVEPLPQTVNRYGRRTCRSRQALDSIAMALGGAAGARLARQLGLLVHRSTLLRVLRQGRSLAVPTTPRVLGIDDWAWRKGRRYGTILCDLERGGVVDLLPDRERTTVEHWLRVHPGVEIVSRDRDSAYSQAVRQAAPRAIQVADRWHLLRSCSETLRRSLAHWDTVLQQVAQTSVRERKPARPVTVQPSLKVGPGPISPAKIDARCRNRERRHARYLEVMERVHQGYSDNKIARELGLDRSTVLRWRLAGQFPERQDVPRSRQVDTFSTYLQQRWDEGCRTGMELWTELRQQGFTGGLDLVRIWIRRRYGLQSRRTYERRPRQRRASASQWLWLLLNEPARHRLLLADLYRQMPELAANAQAAREFFRIVRKRDIAAWPRWLEQARHTALAGFALSVQRDEAAVMAALRLPWSNGPVEGHVHRLKMLKRQMYGRAGFDLLRLRVLHAH; encoded by the coding sequence ATGAGACAAGCCCTGTTACCGGATCAAGAAGAAGTGACGCTGGAGTCGTTGACGACGACCGCGAGTAGCGGTGTGCTCATGATGCTAAGAGCCTCACGCCCAGGAGTGGCCTGCCCGAGCTGCGGAACAGTGTCCCGGCGGGTCCACAGCCGTTATCTCCGTGCGATTGCAGATCTGCCGTGGGAAGGCATCTCGGTCATGATCCGGCTGCGGACGCGACGGTTCTTTTGTACAGACGACGGTTGTCCCAAGCGCATCTTCGTCGAGCCCCTGCCCCAGACGGTGAACCGCTATGGGAGACGAACCTGCCGCTCCCGCCAAGCGCTGGACTCGATTGCCATGGCACTGGGAGGAGCTGCCGGTGCAAGGCTGGCCCGCCAACTGGGATTGCTTGTTCATCGATCAACGCTGCTTCGGGTTCTGCGGCAAGGCCGGAGTTTGGCCGTCCCTACTACACCCCGTGTCCTCGGCATCGACGATTGGGCCTGGCGCAAGGGCCGAAGGTATGGAACGATCCTGTGCGACCTCGAGCGTGGCGGCGTCGTGGATCTTTTGCCCGACCGCGAACGAACAACCGTCGAGCACTGGCTGCGCGTTCATCCGGGCGTTGAGATCGTCAGTCGCGACCGCGATTCGGCCTACTCCCAAGCCGTGCGGCAGGCGGCTCCACGGGCTATTCAAGTTGCCGATCGCTGGCATCTGCTGCGAAGCTGCAGCGAGACGCTCAGGAGATCCCTGGCCCACTGGGATACTGTGCTTCAGCAAGTGGCTCAGACCAGTGTTCGAGAGCGGAAGCCTGCCAGACCCGTCACCGTCCAGCCATCGCTCAAGGTAGGTCCCGGTCCTATCTCCCCAGCCAAGATCGACGCCAGGTGCCGCAACCGCGAGCGGCGTCACGCACGCTACTTGGAAGTGATGGAGCGCGTGCATCAAGGCTATTCAGATAACAAAATCGCACGCGAACTGGGCCTGGATCGCAGCACCGTCCTGCGCTGGCGCCTGGCAGGCCAGTTTCCGGAGCGGCAGGATGTCCCTCGCTCACGCCAGGTGGATACCTTCTCTACCTATCTCCAGCAGCGATGGGATGAAGGATGCCGCACCGGAATGGAGCTCTGGACAGAACTACGTCAGCAAGGGTTCACGGGAGGCTTAGACCTGGTACGGATCTGGATCCGTCGCCGCTATGGCCTGCAGTCCCGTCGCACATACGAACGACGGCCGAGACAGAGGCGAGCGAGCGCAAGCCAGTGGCTATGGCTGCTCCTGAACGAGCCCGCTCGTCATCGACTCCTGCTGGCCGATCTCTACCGCCAGATGCCGGAACTGGCCGCCAACGCGCAGGCCGCCCGAGAGTTCTTCCGCATCGTTCGAAAGCGCGACATCGCGGCCTGGCCGCGATGGCTGGAACAGGCACGTCACACGGCACTCGCCGGCTTCGCGCTCTCTGTTCAACGAGACGAGGCCGCTGTCATGGCTGCCCTTCGCCTGCCCTGGAGTAATGGTCCGGTCGAAGGTCACGTCCACCGGCTCAAAATGCTCAAGCGCCAGATGTATGGTCGTGCCGGATTCGACCTGCTGCGCTTGCGCGTCCTCCACGCCCACTAA
- a CDS encoding putative quinol monooxygenase: protein MICNRTIRYLVLLVGAALSLPAYSGAQSSSTQPETVLATFRVKPEQVPAFLKLMPQYWAALRAQNLVLDGPHVVMQGEERGKPIIVELFRWKDHDAPEHVPPSIQRYWDQMNQMVESRDGHAGIEFPEMQILKQD from the coding sequence ATGATTTGTAATCGGACAATTCGATATCTGGTGCTCTTGGTCGGAGCGGCGTTGTCACTTCCCGCGTACTCTGGCGCGCAATCCTCGTCAACGCAGCCGGAAACCGTGCTCGCGACATTCAGGGTAAAGCCCGAGCAAGTGCCTGCTTTCCTCAAACTGATGCCTCAGTACTGGGCCGCGCTTCGTGCTCAGAACCTTGTTCTCGATGGACCACATGTTGTCATGCAGGGAGAGGAACGCGGAAAGCCGATCATTGTTGAACTTTTCAGATGGAAAGACCACGATGCACCGGAGCACGTTCCACCATCGATCCAGCGCTATTGGGATCAAATGAACCAAATGGTCGAGAGCAGGGATGGTCATGCCGGTATCGAATTTCCAGAAATGCAAATTCTCAAGCAGGATTAG
- a CDS encoding DUF3892 domain-containing protein → MIYLNCIKHASNGSIAEVGGTDGVSGTQKHYTEEQAIAAIIAGALHFKVRDASGHEADVRVAHHGNHKFLETHRDGVKSDNLGRLPVCHHLPTPPPQPYRPVSVHRGHAVSKVWKGNR, encoded by the coding sequence ATGATCTATCTAAACTGCATTAAACATGCTTCAAATGGAAGTATCGCCGAGGTTGGTGGCACCGATGGTGTCTCCGGAACGCAAAAACACTACACCGAGGAGCAAGCAATTGCAGCCATCATCGCTGGCGCTCTCCATTTCAAGGTCCGAGATGCGAGCGGACATGAGGCGGATGTTCGAGTTGCGCATCACGGTAATCACAAGTTCCTCGAAACACATCGTGATGGCGTGAAGTCCGATAACCTCGGTCGCCTGCCGGTGTGTCATCACCTGCCAACACCACCTCCACAGCCATACCGACCGGTCTCTGTCCACCGAGGACATGCCGTCAGCAAAGTGTGGAAGGGTAATCGGTGA
- a CDS encoding YidB family protein — MASQQGQSTNPGTNANVASGMMQALEQHPGGLSGVIDSFRNNGMADHVQNWSNGQEPAATPGQIEQGLGNTGFIENVAAKAGVSPEIAKLAMATVLPMVLAHFTNGGQQAPPQSGYGGMASQLLSKFL; from the coding sequence ATGGCCAGTCAACAGGGCCAGAGCACAAATCCAGGCACCAACGCGAATGTCGCTAGCGGCATGATGCAGGCTCTTGAACAGCATCCTGGCGGCCTTTCCGGCGTCATCGACTCTTTCCGTAACAACGGTATGGCCGACCACGTCCAAAACTGGTCCAACGGCCAGGAACCCGCCGCTACGCCCGGCCAGATCGAACAAGGTCTCGGAAACACCGGTTTCATCGAGAACGTTGCTGCGAAGGCCGGTGTCTCGCCTGAAATCGCGAAGCTAGCCATGGCAACGGTGCTTCCCATGGTCCTCGCGCATTTCACCAATGGGGGCCAGCAGGCTCCGCCACAGAGTGGCTACGGTGGCATGGCATCACAGCTTCTCAGCAAGTTCCTCTAA
- a CDS encoding recombinase family protein: MVRALEPNATKGKRRAGQLVGYLRVSSLDQKELRQLEGQKLDKRFVDKASGKDLHRPQLEQLMGYVRDGDTVICHAMDRLARNLDDLRKIVLGLTERGVHVRFEKENLTFTGEDSPMSHLLLSVMGAFAQFERDLIRERQREGIALAKLREGAYTGRKHSLTPMQAKELRRRVVAGESKTALAGEFGVSRQTLYRYIEGAGK, encoded by the coding sequence ATGGTCAGAGCCTTAGAACCTAACGCGACAAAAGGGAAGCGGAGAGCTGGTCAGTTGGTGGGCTACCTTCGTGTCAGCTCATTGGACCAAAAAGAGCTTCGTCAGCTTGAGGGGCAAAAGCTCGACAAGCGCTTCGTCGATAAAGCCTCGGGCAAGGATCTGCATCGGCCACAGCTCGAGCAGCTCATGGGGTACGTGCGCGATGGTGATACCGTCATCTGCCACGCCATGGACCGGTTGGCCCGGAATCTGGATGATCTGCGAAAGATCGTTCTTGGACTGACGGAGCGCGGCGTCCACGTCCGCTTCGAGAAAGAGAACCTTACGTTTACGGGTGAAGATTCTCCTATGTCGCATTTGCTCCTGAGCGTGATGGGTGCTTTTGCCCAATTCGAACGCGATCTAATCCGCGAGCGTCAGCGAGAGGGGATCGCCCTGGCAAAGCTTCGCGAAGGCGCCTATACCGGGCGCAAGCACTCCCTCACGCCGATGCAAGCTAAAGAACTTCGTCGTCGCGTCGTAGCTGGCGAATCGAAGACGGCGCTTGCAGGCGAGTTCGGCGTCAGCCGGCAAACGCTTTACAGATATATAGAAGGGGCGGGGAAGTGA
- a CDS encoding DUF4386 domain-containing protein, producing the protein MQSSKEAIWADPLSLKQAALVAGFTYLLNPVTFAEAYVMPRLISADPAETVKNLTIHPHLFSAAVLSYVVSAIGDVVMAWALYTLLRPVNRALAVLGSLLQLVYAAVWLAAIANLGLIYRFVAVPDYSRHTSAAGLPLQIAELLGAYRSGSGLSLILFGLHLVLTGWLIARSSYLPRWLGWLLFVDGWAWVVDSVSI; encoded by the coding sequence ATGCAGTCTTCCAAAGAGGCAATCTGGGCTGATCCGCTGAGCCTGAAGCAAGCTGCTCTTGTCGCGGGGTTCACCTACCTGCTGAACCCGGTGACCTTCGCCGAAGCCTATGTCATGCCTCGGTTGATATCCGCAGATCCGGCTGAGACCGTTAAGAACCTGACCATTCACCCGCACCTGTTTTCGGCAGCGGTGCTGTCGTACGTCGTCAGCGCGATCGGCGACGTGGTCATGGCTTGGGCACTATACACATTGCTACGACCAGTCAATCGTGCTTTAGCGGTGCTCGGGTCTTTGCTGCAACTCGTGTATGCGGCGGTGTGGCTGGCTGCGATTGCGAACCTCGGACTGATTTACCGTTTCGTAGCCGTTCCCGATTATTCGCGGCATACCTCTGCAGCCGGCCTTCCACTACAGATTGCGGAACTACTCGGAGCCTACCGCTCCGGATCGGGGCTCTCGCTGATCCTCTTTGGCTTGCATCTCGTGCTGACCGGGTGGCTGATTGCTCGCTCGTCTTACCTTCCGCGATGGCTTGGCTGGCTGCTCTTCGTTGACGGTTGGGCGTGGGTCGTCGACAGCGTTTCCATCTAA
- a CDS encoding MarR family winged helix-turn-helix transcriptional regulator, whose product MSTLKEHDSDHLAEQLHSTAIRLLRAVRRADHSSGSTAPRLSALSVIVYSGSITLGDLAEAEQVRPPTMTRIVNALEEQQLVVKAKDTKDGRIIRIAATTKGKKLLLQGRARRVRLLSEQLQLLGVDEQTRLAAALKTLQHVVELIRE is encoded by the coding sequence ATGTCAACGTTGAAAGAACACGATTCCGACCATCTCGCGGAGCAGCTTCACTCAACGGCTATACGCCTGTTGCGAGCTGTCAGGCGAGCAGACCACTCCAGTGGCTCGACTGCGCCTCGCCTGTCCGCTCTGTCCGTTATCGTCTATAGCGGATCGATCACTCTTGGCGACTTGGCCGAAGCTGAACAGGTGCGACCTCCAACAATGACGCGGATCGTCAACGCCTTAGAGGAGCAGCAACTCGTCGTCAAAGCCAAAGATACGAAAGATGGAAGGATCATTCGGATTGCTGCAACAACAAAGGGCAAGAAGCTGCTTCTACAGGGTCGCGCACGACGAGTCCGCCTCCTGAGTGAGCAGCTTCAGCTTTTGGGAGTGGATGAACAAACGAGGCTTGCTGCTGCTCTTAAGACGCTCCAACATGTGGTCGAACTGATACGTGAATGA
- a CDS encoding DUF4386 domain-containing protein has translation MTQRAEGKLAGYAYLAYIVFAMSAAVLSGKTTAGADTSQMLSTLRRTIAIAQVTVLLDLLQIVCAVVLAVTLYRLSRTVDVTVALLAMAFRFGEGLAGFVPLLGKLELMKLATAWNPLCASSAGCLAIAGEIFNRPDDLFGQFCFVVGGFLFAYLLLAGRLIPRWMAWTGVVTIGLQLVCVPLYVATLLPGRVVNWLWFPILLYEVPLGVWLIRKGVGATA, from the coding sequence ATGACGCAACGTGCAGAAGGCAAATTGGCAGGTTATGCCTACCTCGCTTACATCGTCTTCGCGATGTCGGCCGCGGTTCTCTCCGGAAAGACCACTGCGGGAGCAGACACTTCGCAAATGCTGTCCACCCTGCGCCGCACGATCGCCATCGCTCAGGTCACCGTTCTTCTCGACCTGCTGCAGATTGTCTGTGCTGTGGTGTTGGCCGTGACCTTGTACCGGCTATCCCGGACGGTCGACGTAACCGTTGCATTGCTTGCGATGGCTTTCCGTTTCGGCGAAGGGCTCGCCGGCTTTGTGCCGCTCCTCGGCAAACTGGAACTGATGAAGCTGGCGACGGCCTGGAACCCATTGTGCGCAAGCAGCGCCGGGTGTCTCGCGATCGCGGGTGAGATTTTCAACCGGCCGGATGATCTTTTTGGTCAGTTTTGTTTTGTCGTAGGTGGCTTCCTTTTCGCCTACCTTCTACTCGCGGGACGGCTGATTCCTCGCTGGATGGCATGGACCGGTGTCGTTACGATAGGGCTGCAGCTGGTTTGTGTGCCTCTGTACGTGGCCACCCTTCTGCCGGGAAGAGTCGTGAACTGGCTTTGGTTTCCGATCCTGCTGTACGAGGTTCCTCTGGGAGTATGGCTGATCCGCAAGGGCGTAGGAGCAACAGCATGA
- a CDS encoding HNH endonuclease family protein, producing the protein MNIRLKGIPVRELTDGYQDNAEGGVVGYGGLLNIRPAFQREFIYKESQRNEVIHTVRKDFPLNTMYWAVAGDGFELMDGQQRTVSICQYVMGDYSVEIDGSPRFFNNLTPEKKKQVLDYELSVYVCDGTEDEKLSWFKIINIAGEKLTDQELRNAIYTGPWLSDAKRWFSRSAGPAYQIGEKYVNGTPLRQDYLEQALEWISKGKIEGYMSLHQLDSDSQELWQYFQEVIAWVKRIFPTYRKLMKGLDWGAFYNRHRGDKLNAASLEQRIIELISDDEVDNKRGIYEYLLTGNDKTLNLRGFDQKTQVTIYEKQKGICPVCNKYFEIGGMEADHIVPWSKGGKTVSANCQMLCKLDNRTKSGK; encoded by the coding sequence TTGAACATTCGTCTCAAGGGCATTCCCGTCCGTGAGTTGACCGACGGATACCAGGACAACGCTGAAGGTGGCGTGGTCGGCTACGGTGGTCTCCTAAACATTCGCCCGGCCTTCCAGCGCGAGTTCATATACAAAGAGAGCCAGCGGAATGAAGTTATCCACACCGTCAGGAAAGATTTTCCGCTCAATACGATGTACTGGGCTGTAGCAGGCGATGGATTCGAGCTTATGGATGGTCAACAGCGTACCGTAAGCATTTGCCAATACGTTATGGGTGACTATTCAGTCGAAATTGATGGCTCGCCAAGGTTCTTTAACAACCTGACGCCTGAGAAGAAAAAGCAGGTTCTCGACTACGAACTCTCCGTCTATGTGTGTGATGGAACGGAGGACGAAAAGCTTTCTTGGTTCAAGATCATCAACATTGCGGGCGAGAAACTGACCGATCAGGAATTGCGTAACGCAATTTACACGGGTCCCTGGCTCTCAGACGCGAAGAGGTGGTTTTCGCGCTCTGCGGGACCTGCCTACCAAATTGGTGAGAAGTATGTGAACGGGACCCCTCTACGCCAGGACTACTTAGAACAAGCGCTGGAGTGGATTTCTAAGGGCAAGATTGAGGGCTACATGAGCCTTCACCAGCTCGATTCCGACTCACAGGAGTTGTGGCAATATTTTCAGGAGGTGATCGCGTGGGTGAAGCGCATCTTCCCGACTTATCGAAAACTCATGAAGGGGCTTGACTGGGGAGCGTTCTACAACCGGCACAGGGGCGATAAGCTGAATGCGGCTTCGCTGGAGCAACGCATCATCGAGCTAATCAGCGACGACGAGGTGGACAATAAGAGGGGTATTTACGAGTACCTGCTGACGGGCAATGACAAAACGCTCAACTTGCGTGGGTTTGACCAGAAGACGCAGGTGACGATATACGAGAAGCAGAAAGGCATTTGTCCTGTCTGCAACAAATACTTCGAAATAGGCGGGATGGAAGCCGACCATATAGTCCCGTGGAGCAAGGGAGGCAAGACGGTGTCTGCAAATTGCCAAATGCTCTGCAAGCTCGACAACAGAACAAAGAGCGGTAAATAA